A single Macaca mulatta isolate MMU2019108-1 chromosome 15, T2T-MMU8v2.0, whole genome shotgun sequence DNA region contains:
- the LOC100427111 gene encoding uncharacterized protein LOC100427111 has product MRAADPRPGCWGALCAGGRPLGPRGATGRVGTRLPAISPSGPPGPRGVPVAADKPGILLGGGCTGARTENPGSTPIGVTASAHASDPDLPPVEEWGGRHGRGPQAGRAGDPEADQVMHLQPAWAPKLQPASVCRQQLPGNPRARPHSPYLRTGARRPSGCGQARRSALRRQHRRGNRPSAPSPVAAEGSRLEVPSSGRAGAGGGRAWRALRPGALAIQRPPRPCSTTWAPKVQAPSTCWRQLPGNSQAGWRSQPRRTGARCRRGCGQARRSAPRRLRRGGNQTPAPSAVAAEGPRQLPRSLFRGGAGGSHGQRALRPEGMHACDSGTSRPSPGEPASQRRLRPSCSSPLPAMRAWERLPESRLALTCRRAPNGFAWLRESERSER; this is encoded by the coding sequence ATGCGGGCAGCGGACCCGCGCCCAGGATGCTGGGGAGCCCTGTGCGCCGGAGGCCGGCCCCTGGGGCCCAGAGGCGCCACAGGGCGAGTAGGCACCCGCCTCCCAGCGATTTCACCCTCCGGCCCGCCCGGCCCGCGAGGTGTCCCAGTGGCTGCGGACAAGCCAGGCATTCTGCTCGGCGGCGGCTGCACAGGGGCGAGAACTGAGAACCCCGGATCAACCCCAATCGGGGTGACTGCAAGTGCCCATGCCAGCGACCCCGATCTCCCTCctgtggaggagtggggcgggagGCATGGCCGGGGGCCTCAGGCTGGGCGCGCTGGCGATCCCGAGGCAGACCAGGTCATGCACCTCCAGCCCGCCTGGGCACCCAAGCTACAGCCGGCTTCTGTGTGCAGGCAGCAGCTTCCAGGCAATCCCCGAGCCCGCCCGCACTCCCCGTATCTCAGAACCGGGGCCAGACGTCCCAGTGGCTGCGGCCAAGCCAGGCGGTCTGCCCTGCGGCGGCAGCACAGGCGCGGAAACCGGCCCTCAGCCCCATCCCCGGTGGCTGCAGAGGGCTCCCGGCTAGAGGTCCCGAGCTCGGGCAGAGCAGGAGCCGGCGGGGGCAGGGCCTGGCGGGCTCTCAGGCCAGGTGCACTCGCGATCCAGAGGCCGCCCAGGCCATGCTCCACCACCTGGGCGCCCAAGGTGCAGGCGCCCTCTACCTGCTGGCGACAGCTGCCTGGCAACTCCCAAGCTGGTTGGCGCTCCCAGCCTCGCAGAACCGGGGCTAGATGTCGCCGTGGCTGCGGCCAAGCCAGGCGTTCTGCCCCGCGGCGGCTGCGCCGGGGCGGGAACCAAACCCCAGCCCCATCCGCGGTGGCTGCGGAGGGTCCCCGTCAGCTGCCGCGATCTCTCTTCAGAGGAGGAGCCGGCGGGAGTCACGGCCAGCGGGCCCTCAGGCCAGAAGGGATGCACGCCTGCGATTCCGGGACCTCCCGCCCGAGCCCAGGAGAACCCGCAAGCCAGCGGCGCCTGCGCCCGAGCTGCAGCAGCCCCCTGCCGGCTATGCGGGCTTGGGAGCGGCTTCCGGAGTCCCGGCTTGCGCTGACCTGCAGGCGCGCGCCTAACGGCTTCGCGTGGCTCAGGGAGTCTGAGAGGTCTGAGCGCTGA